The Sphingomonas sp. KR3-1 genome contains a region encoding:
- a CDS encoding sugar kinase, which yields MSIAFFGELMLRLSPPGRELLLQTPKLDVNVGGAEANVATGLACLGHKVRMISAVSDNPLGGAVIGELRRRGVDTSTVISEPGRLGLYFLTPGAGLRASEVVYDRAYSVFAQRPAESWDWDALLEGATRLHLSGITPALGHNTAAAAIAAAEAAGARGIPVSFDGNYRAKLWESWDSDPRAVLTRLIGHADLLFGNHRDISLLLGREFSGDGADRRREAAEAAFSAFPKLQTIANTARHVDDADSHRVSARVDTRAAGYQTDEVLIAGIVDRIGAGDAFAAGVLHGLLESPGDAKAAAHAGLALTALKHSLPGDASLFTRADLAAFGEGGLDVRR from the coding sequence ATGAGCATTGCCTTTTTCGGTGAGCTGATGCTGCGGCTCTCGCCCCCGGGGCGCGAACTGCTGCTGCAGACGCCGAAGCTCGACGTGAATGTCGGCGGCGCCGAGGCGAATGTCGCCACCGGCCTGGCATGCCTGGGCCACAAGGTGCGGATGATCTCCGCCGTCTCGGACAATCCGCTGGGCGGCGCGGTGATCGGCGAGCTGCGCCGGCGCGGCGTCGATACCTCGACGGTGATTTCCGAGCCTGGCCGGCTTGGACTGTATTTCCTGACGCCGGGCGCGGGGCTGCGCGCCTCCGAGGTCGTCTATGATCGCGCATACTCGGTGTTCGCCCAGCGCCCGGCCGAGAGCTGGGACTGGGATGCGCTGCTCGAAGGCGCCACCCGGCTGCATCTGTCGGGGATCACCCCTGCGCTTGGCCACAACACGGCGGCTGCCGCGATTGCCGCTGCCGAGGCGGCGGGCGCACGCGGCATCCCGGTGTCGTTCGACGGCAATTACCGGGCGAAGCTGTGGGAGAGCTGGGACAGCGATCCGCGGGCGGTGCTGACCCGGCTGATCGGCCATGCCGACCTGCTGTTCGGCAATCACCGCGACATCTCGCTGCTGCTGGGCCGTGAATTCTCGGGCGACGGTGCCGATCGGCGGCGCGAGGCGGCGGAGGCGGCGTTCTCGGCCTTCCCGAAGCTCCAGACGATCGCCAACACCGCGCGGCATGTCGACGATGCCGACAGTCACCGCGTCTCGGCACGCGTCGACACGCGCGCGGCCGGCTACCAGACCGACGAAGTTCTTATCGCCGGCATCGTCGATCGTATCGGCGCCGGCGATGCCTTCGCGGCGGGCGTGCTGCATGGTCTGCTCGAGAGCCCGGGCGATGCGAAGGCTGCGGCGCATGCAGGCCTGGCGCTGACCGCGTTAAAACATTCGCTACCAGGAGATGCGAGCCTGTTTACGCGCGCCGATCTGGCAGCATTCGGGGAAGGCGGACTCGACGTTCGCCGTTGA
- a CDS encoding LacI family DNA-binding transcriptional regulator, with protein sequence MERTGKPTINDVARIAGVSKKTVSRVINRSPLLNGDTRAKVEQVIADLGYVPNVQARALALRRNFLIGLIHDNPNAQMVMNVQAGMLEAMRDTEFELIVRPIDRGSSTMLEDVRNFLERQRLYGVMFLPPVSENEMVAELCRELGIRYVRMGSATLDSSEHMVASNDSEVVTEAVNHLIALGHRRIGLIAGPHGFRSARERRKGFENALEVAGIKLPRSLIADGNYTFETGLAAADRLLDLSPRPTAIFCSNDEMAAAALHAARRRGMSVPEDLSLVGFDDTAIASHIWPPLTTVHWPIISMARSAALKLLADFFGDDGNAVEEPSLFPSTLIHRASVAPPREG encoded by the coding sequence ATGGAGAGAACCGGAAAGCCCACGATCAACGACGTCGCGCGTATTGCCGGCGTCTCCAAAAAGACTGTCAGCCGAGTGATCAATCGCTCGCCGCTGCTCAATGGCGACACGCGCGCCAAGGTCGAGCAGGTGATCGCGGATCTAGGCTATGTCCCCAATGTCCAGGCGCGCGCGCTGGCGCTGCGTCGCAACTTCCTGATCGGGCTGATCCACGACAATCCCAACGCGCAGATGGTGATGAACGTGCAGGCCGGTATGCTCGAAGCGATGCGCGACACCGAGTTCGAGCTGATCGTCCGCCCGATCGATCGCGGCAGCTCGACGATGCTCGAGGACGTGCGCAACTTCCTCGAGCGCCAGCGGCTCTATGGCGTGATGTTCCTGCCGCCGGTCTCGGAGAACGAGATGGTGGCGGAGCTCTGCCGCGAGCTCGGCATCCGCTATGTCCGCATGGGCTCGGCGACGCTGGATTCGTCCGAGCACATGGTCGCTTCGAACGACAGCGAAGTGGTCACCGAGGCGGTGAACCACCTGATCGCGCTCGGCCATCGCCGCATCGGCCTGATCGCCGGCCCGCACGGCTTTCGCTCGGCTCGCGAGCGGCGCAAGGGCTTCGAGAATGCGCTGGAGGTGGCGGGCATCAAGCTGCCGCGCAGCCTGATCGCCGACGGCAACTACACGTTCGAGACCGGGCTGGCCGCGGCGGACCGGCTGCTCGACTTGTCGCCCCGGCCCACCGCGATCTTCTGCTCGAACGACGAGATGGCGGCCGCCGCGCTGCATGCCGCGCGCCGCCGCGGGATGAGCGTGCCCGAGGACCTGTCGCTGGTGGGCTTCGACGATACCGCGATCGCCTCGCACATCTGGCCGCCGCTGACGACGGTGCACTGGCCGATCATCTCGATGGCACGCTCGGCCGCGCTCAAGCTGCTCGCCGACTTCTTCGGGGATGACGGCAACGCGGTGGAAGAGCCCTCGCTGTTCCCCTCCACATTGATCCACCGCGCCTCGGTCGCGCCGCCGCGGGAGGGCTGA
- a CDS encoding methyl-accepting chemotaxis protein produces the protein MEEIFAIGAEPALERRDLADLRRAYGIDDLFERELHAAWRFLEPHMSSVARELLERRGGGRVADSVVEGRVAYARAKMSRPIDEDWIDLLTAEADRIAEGGLDFATVAASMLAAQMRGHAVFFELCDDPAELERLTRATQRLGVIEFEIIASRLRQIARLRAQATRRQELAEVRAELKDSIASTARASREIVQFTERTAADLLSLRKPATEVASAADQAAVAMGESAQNAAGLISAYERAREDASAAAEVAGNADAIASQGAASAESLSANTARIEGVITLISGIAYQTKLLALNASIEAARAGESGRGFAIVAQEVRTLADQAAAATGGITQTIREAQAASGAMAETNRAILAIVTELLARVRAVSGAMESQMASVSGILASIDETAVSSREIAALIATISDHVGRLAGEAEEAGRQAALTREAIGRIEEATGQIMTGAGQ, from the coding sequence ATGGAAGAGATTTTCGCGATTGGCGCCGAGCCGGCGCTTGAACGGCGTGACCTGGCCGATCTGCGGCGCGCCTATGGCATAGACGACCTGTTCGAGCGCGAACTGCACGCGGCCTGGCGTTTCCTCGAGCCCCATATGAGCAGCGTCGCGCGCGAATTGCTCGAGCGGCGCGGCGGCGGGCGTGTGGCCGATTCGGTCGTCGAGGGGCGCGTGGCATATGCGCGGGCCAAGATGTCGCGCCCGATCGACGAGGACTGGATCGACCTCCTTACCGCCGAGGCGGATCGCATCGCCGAAGGCGGGCTCGACTTCGCGACGGTCGCGGCCTCGATGCTAGCGGCGCAGATGCGCGGCCATGCGGTGTTCTTCGAGCTGTGCGACGACCCCGCCGAACTCGAGCGGCTGACGCGCGCGACCCAGCGGCTGGGAGTCATCGAGTTCGAGATCATCGCCAGCCGGCTGCGCCAGATCGCCCGGCTGCGCGCGCAGGCGACCCGCCGCCAGGAACTGGCCGAGGTCCGCGCCGAGCTCAAGGACTCGATCGCCAGCACTGCACGGGCGAGCCGCGAGATCGTCCAGTTCACCGAACGCACCGCCGCCGACCTGCTGAGCCTGCGCAAGCCCGCCACCGAAGTCGCCTCCGCGGCGGACCAGGCGGCGGTGGCGATGGGTGAATCGGCGCAGAACGCCGCGGGGCTGATCTCGGCCTATGAGCGCGCCCGCGAGGATGCCTCGGCAGCGGCGGAAGTCGCGGGCAATGCCGATGCGATTGCCTCGCAGGGGGCGGCGAGCGCGGAGAGCCTTTCGGCAAACACTGCGCGGATCGAAGGCGTGATCACGCTCATCTCCGGTATCGCCTACCAAACCAAGCTGCTCGCGCTCAACGCCAGCATCGAAGCGGCGCGGGCGGGCGAGAGCGGGCGCGGCTTCGCGATCGTCGCGCAGGAAGTGCGCACGCTCGCCGACCAGGCGGCGGCGGCGACGGGCGGCATCACCCAGACGATCCGCGAGGCGCAGGCGGCAAGCGGCGCGATGGCCGAGACCAACCGCGCGATCCTGGCGATCGTCACCGAGCTGCTGGCCCGCGTCCGCGCGGTGTCGGGGGCGATGGAGAGCCAGATGGCGAGCGTGTCGGGCATCCTCGCCTCGATCGACGAAACCGCTGTGTCCTCGCGCGAGATCGCCGCGCTGATCGCGACGATCAGCGATCATGTCGGGCGGCTGGCGGGCGAGGCCGAGGAGGCGGGTCGCCAGGCTGCGCTCACCCGCGAGGCGATCGGCCGGATCGAGGAAGCGACGGGGCAGATCATGACGGGAGCAGGGCAATGA
- a CDS encoding carboxylesterase family protein, whose protein sequence is MSGVTRRTVMAGGIALAGTPLMAHAVPGDAVVEARAGRFEGDRLDGGMLRFRGIRYGNAPRFRAPMPFATPGLRVPAHEFGPICPQGKGDQRASEDCLFLNIWTPGAVLAAKRPVMLYIHGGAYSNGSVTVPLNDGARLAAAEDVVVVTVNHRLNALGYLYLARLDPRFVDSGNLGQLDLILALQWVRDNIAAFGGDPSRVFLFGQSGGGAKIATLMGMPAAKGLFHSCATMSGQQVTASGPINATKRAQAYLAKLGVQEDNLQPLLDMPVEKLGDALDATDPILGGGVYFGPVLDMKWLTRHPFWPDANPQSLAIPMILGNTHDETRAFIDPGSTKVKGLTWDNIAARMAPELRMDLLPEWVVAQYRAHFPTDSVEQLFYRATTAGRSWPGQLLEADARAAAGAKATWVYQVDFQSPTRPERGAPHTMDIALAFGTLDAPGSFTGTGPAAQKLSAQVMGAFASLARTGRPAAKGLAPWTPYTLPHRATMLFDASSRVMNDPRKWERELWGRVPYIQPGS, encoded by the coding sequence ATGAGCGGCGTGACGCGGCGTACGGTGATGGCGGGCGGCATCGCGCTGGCGGGTACGCCGCTGATGGCGCACGCGGTACCGGGCGATGCGGTGGTCGAGGCGCGGGCAGGGCGCTTCGAGGGCGACCGGCTGGACGGCGGCATGCTGCGCTTCCGCGGCATCCGCTACGGCAATGCCCCGCGCTTCCGCGCGCCCATGCCCTTCGCCACGCCGGGTCTGCGCGTGCCCGCGCACGAATTCGGCCCGATCTGTCCGCAGGGCAAGGGCGACCAGCGCGCCTCCGAGGACTGCCTGTTCCTCAACATCTGGACACCGGGCGCCGTGCTCGCGGCGAAGCGCCCGGTGATGCTCTACATCCATGGCGGCGCCTATTCGAACGGCAGCGTCACCGTGCCGCTCAACGACGGCGCCAGGCTGGCGGCGGCCGAGGACGTGGTGGTGGTGACCGTCAACCACCGGCTCAACGCGCTCGGCTATCTCTATCTCGCCCGGCTCGACCCGCGCTTTGTCGATAGCGGCAATCTGGGACAGCTCGACCTGATCCTGGCGCTGCAATGGGTGCGGGACAATATCGCGGCGTTCGGCGGCGATCCCAGCCGCGTCTTCCTGTTCGGCCAGTCGGGCGGCGGCGCCAAGATCGCGACGCTGATGGGCATGCCGGCCGCCAAGGGGCTGTTCCACAGCTGCGCGACGATGAGCGGGCAGCAGGTCACCGCTTCGGGGCCGATCAACGCGACGAAGCGCGCCCAGGCCTATCTGGCGAAGCTCGGGGTGCAGGAGGACAATCTCCAGCCCCTGCTCGACATGCCGGTGGAGAAGCTGGGCGATGCGCTCGACGCGACCGATCCGATCCTGGGCGGCGGCGTCTATTTCGGGCCGGTGCTCGACATGAAATGGCTGACACGCCACCCCTTCTGGCCCGACGCCAATCCGCAGAGCCTGGCGATCCCGATGATCCTGGGCAACACGCATGACGAGACGCGTGCCTTCATCGATCCCGGCTCGACCAAGGTGAAGGGGCTGACCTGGGACAATATCGCCGCCCGAATGGCGCCGGAGCTGCGCATGGACCTGCTGCCCGAATGGGTGGTGGCCCAGTATCGCGCGCATTTCCCCACCGACAGCGTGGAACAGCTCTTCTACCGCGCCACCACCGCTGGACGGAGCTGGCCGGGGCAGCTGCTCGAGGCGGATGCGCGGGCCGCGGCGGGGGCGAAGGCGACCTGGGTCTACCAGGTCGATTTCCAATCGCCGACCAGGCCCGAGCGCGGCGCGCCGCACACGATGGATATCGCGCTCGCCTTTGGCACGCTCGACGCACCGGGGTCGTTCACCGGCACCGGGCCGGCGGCGCAGAAGCTGAGCGCGCAGGTTATGGGCGCCTTCGCCTCGCTGGCGCGCACCGGGCGGCCCGCAGCGAAAGGGCTGGCGCCCTGGACGCCCTATACGCTGCCGCACCGCGCGACGATGCTTTTCGACGCCAGCAGCCGGGTGATGAACGATCCCCGCAAATGGGAGCGCGAACTATGGGGCAGGGTGCCGTACATCCAGCCCGGGAGCTAA
- a CDS encoding TonB-dependent receptor — protein sequence MFSTVDTLAARRTALRGTTALGALGLALLMTAPARAQTAEASAAVAATATQDSSQAAPQDAEQAQDQGQSIVVTGFRASLANSVNIKRNSNQIVDAITAEDIADFPDANLAESIQRLPGVSIDRDNGEGRTITVRGLGGDFQAVRLNGADAQNIAGGNQSDAGANRSRGFDFNTFASELFGGIKVTKSTAAENDEGSLGAIIDLTTGRPLSYKKNRFAVGAEAEYRENGKSFNPRFTGLASVRVTDNFGILVSGAYQKQEQQIDSYRRNIGVFEYTYRNSQILGVTPNVFGFARPSNQGTGPTFGSDPAAYAAVTPTTIIPGLPSIGRQYLDYERIGATATMQWKPSAGTEITLDGVFSRYDQNSDSTGITPIGLNRNGTNARVLGVGTAGLRAVGTTNGNADRVALYPNCVPSATIDCNGDLAGTGLTGGVILPGYLNSMNPNNLNPFDYYNNPASPGYVATANQTGYYNELLGRPNTKIRAAHVNSAGQADYMVLDDVDWRSFSDTQFGRTDFKQVTLNVHQEFAPNFYADATGGWSKSEFRAVGMLTEFNAIDQDNYTFDDRAGDKMPVFSPGFDVANPNSWTLVKGLSTIRYFTNTVDNEFKVARVNFTFDALPEMSIKFGGTAKEFNYEGNQGRRTQSIEAINPTLAESHLNITDLGRTISFGQGLNVSAGTPTSYYAPDTQKFINQFGINCNCVNKWGDFRASVDGRQKGGVTEQDVSGYFQVDYNVNLLGRPFRGNAGLRVANTRVFGSGNVGGSDGVSGLAVTAKNEYWDWLPSMNANWEVMDDLLVRFAASKVMSRPQLSSLTPGTTAFSSSIATSGAAPSLTVGNPYLNPFRATNLDLSVEKYFKHNGLIAVNLFKKNIDSFPQQVALEAPLSAVFEPALYQQVLGFITNAGLNAYTVAGGTWAIRQFQDAPGGTIKGVEVNLQSDFFFLPGFLKHFGVIANYTHIDSSLSYLTGTVLNTTTTTSGTAVNTYAEGPFLNTSPDAFNATLYYEDSKFSARVSGAWRARYVNRFPLASGTCSVGTTTVAGGPCNSPVLADFGYNEEQLNIDFAMSYAVTNFAKLSLEGRNMTNSPQYRTMYAANPVSQTYASTGRIITAGLRMTF from the coding sequence ATGTTTTCTACCGTTGACACCCTGGCTGCGCGCCGCACCGCGCTCCGCGGCACGACCGCGCTGGGCGCCTTGGGCCTTGCCCTGCTGATGACCGCCCCCGCCCGGGCCCAGACCGCCGAGGCAAGCGCCGCGGTCGCTGCGACGGCCACGCAGGACAGCAGCCAGGCGGCGCCGCAGGATGCGGAACAGGCCCAGGACCAGGGCCAGAGCATCGTTGTCACCGGTTTCCGCGCTTCTCTTGCCAATTCGGTGAACATCAAGCGCAACTCGAACCAGATCGTCGATGCGATCACGGCCGAGGACATCGCCGACTTCCCTGACGCGAACCTGGCCGAATCGATCCAGCGCCTGCCGGGCGTCTCGATCGACCGCGACAATGGCGAGGGCCGCACGATCACCGTGCGCGGCCTGGGCGGTGACTTCCAGGCGGTTCGTCTGAACGGCGCCGATGCGCAGAACATCGCCGGCGGCAACCAGTCGGACGCCGGCGCGAACCGCTCGCGCGGCTTCGACTTCAACACCTTCGCCTCGGAGCTGTTCGGGGGGATCAAGGTCACCAAGTCGACCGCGGCGGAGAATGACGAAGGCTCGCTCGGCGCGATCATCGACCTGACCACCGGCCGCCCGCTCTCCTACAAGAAGAACCGCTTCGCAGTCGGCGCGGAGGCCGAATATCGCGAGAACGGCAAGTCGTTCAACCCGCGCTTCACTGGCCTCGCCTCGGTGCGGGTGACCGACAATTTCGGCATCCTGGTCTCGGGCGCCTACCAGAAGCAGGAGCAGCAGATCGATTCCTACCGCCGCAACATCGGCGTGTTCGAATATACCTATCGCAACTCGCAGATCCTCGGCGTCACGCCGAACGTCTTCGGCTTCGCCCGTCCCAGCAACCAGGGCACCGGCCCCACCTTCGGCTCGGACCCGGCCGCCTATGCCGCGGTGACGCCGACCACGATCATCCCGGGCCTGCCCTCGATCGGCCGCCAGTATCTCGACTATGAGCGGATCGGCGCGACCGCGACGATGCAGTGGAAGCCGAGCGCCGGCACCGAGATCACGCTCGACGGCGTGTTCTCGCGCTACGACCAGAACAGCGACAGCACCGGCATCACACCGATCGGCCTCAACCGCAACGGCACCAATGCCCGCGTTCTCGGCGTCGGCACCGCGGGCCTGCGCGCCGTCGGCACGACGAACGGCAATGCGGATCGCGTCGCGCTCTATCCGAACTGCGTGCCGAGCGCGACGATCGACTGCAACGGCGATCTGGCGGGAACCGGCCTTACGGGCGGCGTGATCCTGCCCGGCTATCTGAACAGCATGAACCCCAACAACCTCAACCCGTTCGACTATTACAACAATCCGGCATCGCCCGGCTATGTCGCGACGGCGAACCAGACCGGTTATTACAACGAGCTGCTCGGCCGTCCGAACACCAAGATCCGCGCCGCGCACGTCAACAGCGCCGGCCAGGCCGACTATATGGTGCTCGACGATGTCGACTGGCGCAGCTTCTCGGACACGCAGTTCGGCCGCACCGACTTCAAGCAGGTGACGCTGAACGTGCACCAGGAGTTCGCGCCGAACTTCTATGCCGACGCGACCGGCGGCTGGTCCAAGTCCGAGTTCCGCGCGGTGGGCATGCTCACCGAATTCAACGCGATCGACCAGGACAACTACACCTTCGACGATCGCGCCGGTGACAAGATGCCGGTGTTCAGCCCCGGCTTCGACGTGGCGAACCCGAACAGCTGGACGCTGGTGAAGGGCCTGTCGACGATCCGCTACTTCACCAACACGGTGGACAACGAGTTCAAGGTGGCGCGCGTCAACTTCACCTTCGACGCGCTGCCCGAGATGTCGATCAAGTTCGGCGGCACGGCCAAGGAGTTCAACTACGAAGGCAACCAGGGCCGCCGCACCCAGTCGATCGAGGCGATCAACCCGACGCTGGCGGAATCGCACCTGAACATCACCGACCTCGGCCGGACGATCAGCTTCGGCCAGGGCCTGAACGTCTCGGCGGGCACGCCGACCAGCTATTATGCGCCGGATACCCAGAAGTTCATCAACCAGTTCGGCATCAACTGCAATTGCGTGAACAAATGGGGTGACTTCCGCGCCTCGGTCGACGGTCGCCAGAAGGGCGGCGTGACCGAGCAGGACGTGTCGGGCTATTTCCAGGTCGACTACAACGTCAACCTGCTCGGCCGCCCGTTCCGCGGCAATGCCGGCCTGCGTGTCGCCAACACGCGCGTGTTCGGCTCGGGCAATGTCGGCGGCTCCGACGGCGTCTCCGGCCTCGCGGTGACCGCCAAGAACGAATATTGGGACTGGCTGCCCTCGATGAACGCGAACTGGGAGGTCATGGACGACCTGCTCGTCCGCTTCGCCGCCTCGAAGGTGATGTCGCGCCCGCAGCTCTCGAGCCTGACCCCGGGCACCACGGCGTTCAGCTCGAGCATCGCCACCAGCGGCGCGGCACCGTCGCTGACCGTGGGCAACCCCTATCTCAACCCGTTTCGCGCGACCAACCTCGACCTCAGCGTCGAGAAGTATTTCAAGCATAACGGCCTGATCGCGGTGAACCTGTTCAAGAAGAACATCGACAGCTTCCCGCAGCAGGTCGCGCTCGAGGCGCCGCTCTCGGCCGTGTTCGAGCCGGCATTGTACCAGCAGGTGCTGGGCTTCATCACCAATGCCGGGCTGAATGCCTATACCGTCGCCGGCGGCACCTGGGCGATCCGCCAGTTCCAGGATGCGCCGGGCGGCACGATCAAGGGCGTCGAAGTCAATCTGCAGAGCGACTTCTTCTTCCTGCCGGGCTTCCTCAAGCATTTCGGCGTGATCGCGAACTACACGCACATCGATTCGAGCCTGAGCTATCTGACCGGCACGGTGCTCAACACCACCACCACGACCTCGGGCACGGCAGTGAACACCTATGCCGAGGGGCCGTTCCTCAACACCTCGCCGGACGCGTTCAACGCGACGCTCTATTACGAGGACAGCAAGTTCTCGGCCCGCGTCTCGGGCGCCTGGCGCGCGCGCTACGTCAACCGCTTCCCGCTGGCGAGCGGCACCTGCTCGGTGGGCACCACCACCGTCGCCGGCGGCCCTTGCAACTCGCCGGTGCTTGCGGACTTTGGCTACAACGAAGAGCAGCTGAACATCGATTTCGCGATGTCCTATGCCGTCACCAACTTCGCCAAGCTCTCGCTCGAGGGCCGCAACATGACCAACTCGCCGCAGTACCGCACCATGTATGCGGCGAACCCGGTGAGCCAGACCTATGCCAGCACCGGCCGGATCATCACCGCCGGCCTGCGCATGACCTTCTGA
- a CDS encoding potassium transporter Kup, which yields MNATHPAAHGHQDRLDTLAVGAIGVVFGDIGTSPLYSLKESFIGHHPLAVDRAHIFGVLSLIFWTMMLVVTLKYVVIILRADNKGEGGSLALLALIARKLGETRWTPWVTILGVIATALFYGDAIITPAVSVLSAVEGLATVEDQLAQLVLPISILVLVGLFMIQSHGTARVGRLFGPVMVFYFLVIAVLGALGIAKNPEILWALNPWYALNFFLLDPLLAFLALGSVVLAVTGAEALYADMGHFGRKAIMVSWLYIAFPCLMLNYLGQSALLLGSPEAVQNPFFLLAPDWARLPLVILATMATVIASQAVISGAFSVTQQAVQLGFLPRLRILHTSAKAAGQIYVPLTNWLLLGFVILLVLGFRSSSNLAAAYGIAVTGTMFITACMMGVLTFAVWKWPPVLAGLVTGGFLLIDGLYFASNVTKVPDGGWFPLLVAAVVFTLLTTWATGRRLVRARLHEGAVPIALFIKSAGHSVQRVPGTAVFLASSDDIPPALLHNLKHNKVLHERVVALTVAIEQVPHVPPEARSEVTPLGQGFYRIVLHYGFMDEIDIPAALRTLGDVAGGAFKPMETSYFLARQTLIPSARPGMALWREKLFAWMVRNAESAMEFFKLPTNRVVELGSQVEI from the coding sequence TTGAACGCGACGCACCCGGCCGCACACGGCCATCAGGACCGGCTCGACACGCTCGCGGTGGGCGCGATCGGCGTGGTGTTCGGCGATATCGGCACCTCGCCGCTCTATTCGCTCAAGGAGAGCTTCATCGGCCACCACCCGCTGGCGGTGGACCGGGCGCACATCTTCGGCGTGCTCTCGCTGATCTTCTGGACGATGATGCTGGTGGTGACGCTCAAATATGTCGTCATCATCCTGCGTGCGGACAACAAGGGCGAAGGCGGCAGCCTGGCGCTGCTCGCGCTGATCGCGCGCAAGCTGGGCGAGACGCGCTGGACGCCCTGGGTGACCATCCTCGGCGTGATCGCCACCGCGCTCTTCTATGGCGACGCGATCATCACCCCGGCGGTCTCGGTGCTCTCGGCGGTGGAAGGCCTGGCGACGGTCGAGGACCAGCTCGCCCAGCTCGTGCTGCCGATCAGCATCCTCGTGCTGGTCGGGCTGTTCATGATCCAGTCGCACGGCACTGCACGCGTGGGCCGGCTGTTCGGCCCGGTGATGGTCTTCTATTTCCTGGTGATCGCGGTGCTCGGCGCGCTCGGCATCGCCAAGAACCCCGAGATCCTCTGGGCGCTCAATCCCTGGTACGCGCTCAACTTCTTCCTGCTCGATCCGCTGCTCGCCTTCCTCGCCTTGGGATCGGTGGTGCTGGCGGTGACCGGTGCCGAGGCGCTCTACGCGGACATGGGCCATTTCGGCCGCAAGGCGATCATGGTCTCCTGGCTCTACATCGCCTTCCCCTGCCTGATGCTCAACTATCTCGGCCAGTCGGCGCTGCTGCTGGGGAGCCCGGAGGCGGTGCAGAATCCCTTCTTCCTGCTGGCGCCCGACTGGGCCCGGCTGCCGCTGGTCATCCTCGCGACGATGGCGACGGTGATCGCCTCACAGGCGGTGATCTCGGGCGCGTTCTCGGTGACGCAGCAGGCCGTGCAGCTCGGCTTCCTTCCGCGCCTGCGCATCCTCCACACCAGCGCCAAGGCCGCGGGGCAGATCTATGTCCCGCTCACCAACTGGTTGCTGCTCGGCTTCGTCATCCTGCTGGTCCTCGGCTTCCGCAGCTCGAGCAACCTCGCCGCGGCCTACGGCATCGCGGTCACCGGCACGATGTTCATCACTGCCTGCATGATGGGCGTGCTCACCTTCGCGGTGTGGAAATGGCCGCCCGTGCTGGCCGGGCTGGTCACCGGCGGCTTCCTGCTGATCGACGGGCTCTATTTCGCCTCGAACGTCACCAAGGTTCCCGATGGCGGCTGGTTCCCTCTGCTCGTCGCGGCGGTGGTGTTCACGTTGCTCACCACCTGGGCGACCGGGCGCCGGCTGGTCCGCGCGCGGCTGCACGAAGGCGCGGTGCCGATCGCGCTGTTCATCAAATCCGCCGGCCATTCGGTGCAGCGCGTCCCCGGCACCGCAGTGTTCCTCGCCAGCAGCGACGACATCCCGCCCGCGCTGCTCCACAACCTCAAGCACAACAAGGTGCTGCACGAGCGCGTGGTGGCGCTGACCGTGGCGATCGAGCAGGTCCCGCACGTCCCGCCCGAGGCGCGCAGCGAAGTGACGCCGCTGGGCCAGGGCTTCTACCGGATCGTCCTCCATTATGGCTTCATGGACGAGATCGACATCCCCGCGGCGCTGCGCACGCTGGGAGACGTGGCGGGCGGCGCGTTCAAGCCGATGGAGACCAGCTATTTCCTCGCCCGCCAGACGCTGATCCCCTCCGCGCGGCCCGGCATGGCGCTATGGCGCGAGAAGCTGTTCGCCTGGATGGTCCGCAATGCCGAAAGCGCGATGGAATTCTTCAAGCTGCCGACGAACCGCGTGGTGGAGCTGGGCAGCCAGGTGGAGATCTAG
- the kduD gene encoding 2-dehydro-3-deoxy-D-gluconate 5-dehydrogenase KduD: MTNPFDLTGRVAVVTGANTGIGQGIALALAAAGADIAAVGRTPAQETVEKVRALGRKTEIISADLATIEPVDRVVDEAVDKLGGLDILVNNAGIIRRADSLDFTEEDWDAVVDTNLKSVFFLCQAAGRHMVKQGRGKIINIASMLTFQGGIRVPSYTASKSGIGGLTKLLANEWAAKGVNVNAIAPGYIATNNTAALQADEQRNRSIMERIPAGRWGDPADMGGAAVFLASSASDYVQGHILAVDGGWLAR; the protein is encoded by the coding sequence ATGACCAATCCCTTCGACCTCACGGGCCGCGTCGCGGTCGTCACCGGTGCCAATACCGGCATCGGCCAGGGCATCGCGCTGGCGCTCGCCGCCGCGGGTGCGGATATCGCCGCGGTCGGCCGCACGCCGGCGCAGGAGACGGTGGAGAAGGTCCGTGCGCTCGGCCGCAAGACCGAGATCATCTCGGCCGATCTCGCGACCATCGAGCCTGTGGACAGGGTTGTGGACGAAGCTGTGGATAAGCTCGGCGGCCTCGACATCCTGGTCAACAATGCGGGGATTATCCGCCGTGCCGACAGCCTCGACTTCACCGAGGAAGATTGGGACGCGGTGGTCGACACCAACCTCAAGTCGGTGTTCTTCCTCTGTCAGGCGGCGGGCAGGCACATGGTGAAGCAGGGCCGCGGCAAGATCATTAACATCGCCTCGATGCTGACCTTCCAGGGCGGCATCCGCGTGCCGAGCTACACGGCTTCGAAGTCGGGCATCGGCGGGCTCACCAAGCTGCTCGCGAACGAGTGGGCGGCCAAAGGCGTCAACGTCAACGCGATCGCGCCGGGCTATATCGCCACCAACAACACCGCGGCGTTGCAGGCGGATGAGCAGCGCAACCGCTCGATCATGGAGCGCATCCCGGCGGGCCGCTGGGGCGATCCGGCCGACATGGGCGGCGCTGCGGTGTTCCTCGCCTCCTCGGCCTCGGACTATGTCCAGGGCCATATCCTGGCCGTTGACGGCGGGTGGCTGGCGCGATGA